GGAGCTTTCTCTTATGGTTTTGATTTTACCtaatataaactttatttttGTACAGTTTACAAGTAAAACTAAATATATAGATCGCACACACTTTCCTTATCGAAAATTAATCAAAATAGTTAGATTTATCAAAACTGACACTTGAAATGTACAGATAATGGTAAGACTTTTTAAAAGGAAGAGCACAAAGACCGCATAGCGCAGTGGATTAGCGCGTTTGACTTCGGATCAAAAGGTCGTGGGTTCGACTCCCACTGTGGTCGATTATTTTTAACACAATATACTTTCTGTTTTTGGTCTTTTGTTTACTTAATTCATAACATTGTTACTTGACATTAAATGACGTTTATGTTAAATTTTTATAAACGACCATTATACCTTTTTCTCTTTGAACAATATATGAGTTGATTACTCTTTTTTTTGGTTTCTCCGACAAAACTCAACGTTATCGAAGATTAAAATCTGAATTGGGTAATTTATATATACTATAATTTGCATCAATATTTTATCATTTTAATCCTCTTGTGGGTTTTTTAAGGATTTTGTTTATTGTTCTATTAgtgattgttgattgttgtttCTTCATGTCTTTTGGTTTTTGCATCGGTTTGATCTTATTTCAGCCATGTTGATCatatgggttttttttttcaaagattTTGTGTATTGTATCTACTATCCATTGTTTATTTTAGTTTGTTGATGtcttttgattaaaaaaaaaatgtgttttccCTTCATCAATTTGatcatattttaattttttttgccattttgggGTGGGTTTTTACAAAATTTAGCTTATTGTAGTTTATTGATGTAGTGGATTATTTCAACCATTTTCATTGTAGTTTGTTGATATATTTTGACAAAAAATTGAGGCCTTTTCTCATCAGTTTAATCTTAATTCTTATGTAACCGTTTCGATATGTGGTTTTTTGAAGTTttaaaaaatgatttttccgTTTGGTTGGTACATGGATTTTCCGCCGCAACGCACCGTGAGGAAATCCTAGTTATTATAAACCTAGAATTACCCTTTTAACGTTACAATGCTTTTTATAGGACTATCGGCCGCCCTACATTTACACACATTCATATACCAATTATCCATATTTTTTACATCTAAATACTATATAATcttatatttgtaaaaatttaAATGCACAACACTTTAGCAAACACCATTTATCCTTATCAAGCTTCATAAATAGTCGTTATACATAAGCTAACATCATTTAGTATAAGAGACCAAAACTATTTTTCAATGAAGGGAGGTACTTTAACCATAAATCATTGCTACAAAAGTTTAGATCTAGTTTTTATTTTTACGAAAAATTTACACCAATTATTTTAAACTACTTTCATGCTAAAATTAAATCTGAAACCTCCTCTCTATCAAATGAGTTAACCCCACATTAGTAAAAAATTAAAGTCTAGTTAACACTCTGGACCTAACCGGTTTAAAGTTTATGAACCTTTACTCTATGACCCGGTTTTCGGTTCCAAAAAAATCAAATTCATTACAACTCAGTTCGATCCGGTTTTAAACCGGTTCACACCCCTATATCCACAAAAGGGTGTTTCaacattttatgttttatttttagagtaaattgccattttagtccctgagtttttgtccaaattgtcattttagtccaaatagttttttttctccttTGGGTacctgacttttcctttttcttgccattttgatcatattgtctaacttagtctaaaaatcAGGTTATAAGCATGGGTATTTTTGGCaataaattattatgaggtttataaattatgttgtaaactatcCCTGtttatcactacacaacagttatgccaaaaatacccctggttataaccagatttttagactgagttaggcaatgtgatcagaattgcaagaaaatggaaaagtcagggacccagaggaggaaaaaaactatttggactaaaatgacaatttggaccaaacctcagggattaaaatggcaatttactgtTACTTTTAACATGAAAGTTACAAATGCTACTTCTACAATCTACCCTCCAAGAATCAAATATTACAAACACCCCCCTCAACTTCTAATCAATCCCCAAATCACCACCAATCCTCAAGATTCATTCTGTTGTGATACCACCTTTCTCCTCCTCCTCCTAACTTTCTTCACACCAGgtgctttttcatcttcacttccACTTTCATTACTGCTTACATCTTCTGCACTTTCTTCATCTCCATTCTTGTTCACCTTATTCGCAGGTTTCGAATCACTCGCTTCGTTTCTTAATCTCAAAATCTCGCCTTTCGCAGCCGCTAGTTCCTTCTCGAGCTTGTTTCCTTTCTTATCCAAATTTTCCCGCTCTTTCCCCAACTTCATAATCATACTATGAGCATCCTCGATGTTTTCTCGGGCTTCTTGAACGGCCCGTTTTTGTTCATCAAGCGATTTGTACAAAACTTCTTTTTCGCCTTCAAGCCCGGAAATCTTGGTTTTCGAAACCTCCAATTCCTGCGTTAGAATCTTGGTCCTTTGATTCATCTCATCAAGCGCTTTCGTTGCTTCTTCCAGATCGTTTTCCATTGACTTTCTTGACTCTTGGTCTTCTGAAATCTTGGATTTTAATGAGTTGACTTCTTTGGTCAAAGAACCGACGTTTTCCTTCTCTTGTTTAACTTCGTGAATTGCGTTTTCAAGCTTTTTATACGTCTCCACTAATTCTTTCTTTAAACTGTCACGGCTTTCTGATATTTCTTGAATTTCAACCAACACTCGGTTTAATTCTTCCTTTGTTTTTGCATAAGCATCTTTAGTTGACCCGAGCTCGTTAGTTAACATTTCGGCAGTTTGTTTCAAACTATCGATGTTTTTCTGTAATGCGGTTCTAGATTCGGAAAACTCGATTTGAACTCTAGAAAGTTCTTCCTCGAGGTTTTTGCATGTATGCTGAGAACGATCTAGAAGTCCAGCCAGCTCAGCAGCCTCGTTTCTCGTGTCATCTAGCGTTTTATGTACGACCTGACGCTCGTTTTCAAGACTTAAGACTTTTTTCAGTTCATCATCCAACGTCTTCCTTAAACCATCTCTTTTATAGGTCAACTCGTTGACCAATTCTTCTTTTTTGACCAATTCAGTCAAAGTCAACTTGAGCTTTTCTTCAAGTTCTTCGAGTTTCTTTCCACTTTCTTCCAGAAGCTTAGCATCAGAATCCGCCTGCTTTTCGGAATAAATCGTTAACTCATCGTACCGATTTCTAAAAGAGTCCAATTCTCGGGAAAGCGCGTCTTTTTCATTACGTAAAGAACGAATTTCGGCATTCAGATCATCAAGATTCGAACTTTTCAATTCTAGTTCTTTCTCAAGCTTAAAAATCTCTTCTTTCAGCTTTTCAATCTTCGActttgactcggtcaactcagccaCAGTTTCTTCATACATAGAACTCAGTTTCTTAAACTCCGTTTCCTTAACAGCGAGGGCAGAACCGACATTTGCAAGATCGTCTTCTTTATCTTTAATCTCAGATTCAAGCAACTTTATCCTTCCTTGCAGAACATCGATCGAAAAAAGCTTATCTTTAAGCTGCGTTTTAAGCGTTTCTTTATCATCTGAAGCTTTTTTTAGGTCAACTTTAAGACGGTCAATCTGGTTTTCGAGTTCTTGGATTATTTGTTTCTCGTTTCGAAGCTCTTGTCCTAAGCCCTTAACGGTGTTATTTGCTGAAGTTAATTGACTCGTTAAAGACTGCTTTTCTTGATTTGACGTTTTTATTTGCTTGTTTTTTTCTTCCTTTAATTCCTGTAGTTTTGAATCGTAACTTTTTTGCGTTGAAACAATTGCAGCTTCCTTTTCCGCCAGAGCGGCTTTCATCTGCATGATTATACGAAAAACGTAAGCTTGCTTTGACTTATTAGTCAAACAGATCGTTTTTGTTTACAACTTTTCAATTCCGATAAGGATTCTAAATCACCAATAACTAGggttgttcgtgtttgtttgttaggAAATATATTTGTTCATAAACTATTCATGAatacttaccgaacgagattttatttttgtgtttgtatgttaaggaaatgaacgtgttcgtttgtgtttgtgtttgtttattaattttagatgTTTAGGTAAcgaacacaaactaatgttcatggaCACAAATGAAAACAAACGAACACAGACACAGACAAGCATTCATGAACtgaatatataatacactaatacttattaaatattttatttatcggAATTTTGacgtatttaaataaaatataaaaaattaaaaacactaatgaactatcgaacataaacgaacacgttaccgaacgtcgACGGACATATATGAACAAACGcggcctttgttcatgttcgttcatttaactaaacgaatgaaatttcttgttcgtgttcgttcatttattaaacgaacgagcacaaacgaacttcctgccgaaGGGTTCACGAATtcttcgctgaacgttcggttcgtttgcagccctatcaATAACTAAACTagtttaaacacacttttatataGCCCCTACATTAGATTTTATAACAAACAAGTTGGTGCTAaaccgcgcgttgcagcgggatgCTTGAAAATTGCATTGGTATATGCATTAGGTTACCGTAGGCTTAATTGGCGTTGGTGAAAATGTTGTTAGTGGGCGTTGTGTTATATACCTTAGGTTATTATGTAGGTGTGTTGGAAATGTCTAAAATCTTTTAAAAATTGAGCAAAATATGTTTGACCCGCTACTTAACTGTTTATTAGTTTAGGGCCCGCACGTTGCAAAATGACTGTTAAACCGAACAAAAATAAATGTTAGAACattgaaaaaaaataattatttcaaATGGATAACACTATTTCGTTATAGCATGCGCAACCGCTTCAGCAAAGAAGATCCGTAACCACAGCACCATCACCGCCGCCCAATTTTAATACCCACATATCTTGCCGGCTTCATCTCCCTGCTTCCCACGGCACCCTCTGCCTTGTCAACAGCTAGTCGCTAATACGACGGTTACTCAAGACCAACGACGGTTTTCTGGCAAACAAATTGGTGCAATGATGGCGGATAACTGCAATTATAGTTTCAATAATTAAAGACGCCCGACTAATAATGAAAGCAATGCCTTTAATTCCGTTGTCAAAATTGACAATGATTGTGTTAGTGTGAATTGTGATTGTGGCGGTGGTTTGAGGATTATAAATAATGCGATACAGTGGCAAATTACGGGGGACACGGTGGTGAAAGTTGGAGGAGATGTTTTGGAGTATGAAGTTACGACCGTAATTGAATACGTGCGACGGTTCCATCACGGTACGCATAACCATCACATATTGAGAATTTGATTGAGAATGTTAACTTCACAGGTTGCTTATATGTTTCATTTGAATGTGGTTGGTTTTTTTAATCACCGCGTTCGTTTGCGTTTGTTtagtttattttcaaaacattattAAAGGGCGCATGATTAGAATGTAATGTACAATTATGTATCAGTCATATTAAAGGGTGCGTTGATTAATGTTTGCGTTGGTTAAATTATTAGGGGAGTTGGTTTGAATGTAACATGTTATAATCCTATAACTCTTAGCATTTTGTGTATTCTAAAAAAATTGAACTTGTATCCTTAGACTAAGGGGGTGGGGTTTCTTGGGAATAAACTAAGAATAATATTTACTCATAGAATTTCTCATAAACAATTAATAATAAGATTTAATTCTGTATCCATTTAGTGAAATGTATCCATTATGTATAACAGTATTTTATTGTCGAGTGAAATGTCAATCAAGTACCATTTgtgtattataatattttatcGTCAAATGAAAATGTCAATCTAGTAACCGTTTTTTAaacgacaattttttttttcgaaacgGTATGTTCATATATGAAAGGGGTGTAACCCAAAATGGTACCCTAACTTATtttttatggtatatatataaTATGACTTTAAATCTAAATATTCATCAAATTAGATTTTGTTGAACAAAATCTATATATTCAAATAAAACAcagaattttgaatttttaaatgaAGAGATacaaacttatatatatataatttttaatcGATGTGACTTTTAAACGAAGAGGTAGAAACTTATCCATAGAATTTCTAACCAATGCGACTTTTAAACAAATGGGGTACAAACCTCAAGTTGGTAAGGGGTATGAAATATTTAAAAGTAGTTTGAAAGGCTGTGACTTTTTGTAAGGGTGTGATATACATAAAAGTAGTTTGAAAGGTTGTGACTTTTTGAAGGGGTGTGATGGGTTGTGACTTTTTGTAAATATATGAAGGGTTGTGACTTTTTGTAAGGGTGTGATATATATAAAAGTAGTTTGAAGGGTTGTGACTTTTTAAAGAGGTGTGTCCAAACCATTGTGTCTTAAGTTACTTTTTGTAGGGTTATATAATGCTATTATAGAAAATATTCGAAGATATATTATGTAACAAACTCCAAGCCAAGATTCGTTTAGTCTTCTCTTCACCTCAAAATTCAAAAGCTGGTTTAGTTTACAAACCAAAGAAAACACTGTTGTGCTTTCTTTAACAAGTTTATACTTATCACaaacaaaaaatgataaaatgATAAGCTTATTTTAAAGAACTCACGGTCACAATAAGCTTTTTTCTTAGAAGTTTTATAGCCCAAAATTCTACGAAATCAGAAAACGACACAAGAATTTAAGGCTTACAGATTCTATTGTAGCAACGTTGGCCGACTTTTCCTTCTGGGCCATTGCATAAAAAGCACCAAGAACGCCTGAAGCAATTATTCCAAGTCCGCTCGAAAGGGTAACAAAGGGGTTTGATGACGCATTTCCTTGAGTTGATGCCTacaagacaaaaaaaaaaaaaaaaattatttgtatGTGTTTAAAATATGGTAAACTGCAAGAAATACAAAAGAACTTTATACTTATTTACCTAAGTTTAGTGACCAACTGTAAGTGACGGGTAAAACAGAAACCAACTCACATTTTATTATCTATATTAGAGTAAATTAAGGGATGATTATGTTTATGTAGAAATAATAGAGGGTTAAACACGTAAATCTTTTCCTTGttaattttttacaaaaatgCCATTTTTTAAACTTGTGAATAAATAGCTTTCTTATTTTTTTTCACATAAGCATTTCTTGCATATGTGGCGGTTGGCATGACCGCATGGCATCAATGGTTCAAATGAGGTTGGTAATTGGTTGCTAAAAATAGGTGAACATTCCTCTTTGATATCTATTTTGTGTCTAATTTAGAGATGGTTGCTAAAAATGGGAAAAGAAGTAATGTAGGTTTCTATTTAGTGCACTCTACCCTTTAA
This is a stretch of genomic DNA from Helianthus annuus cultivar XRQ/B chromosome 16, HanXRQr2.0-SUNRISE, whole genome shotgun sequence. It encodes these proteins:
- the LOC110918655 gene encoding MAR-binding filament-like protein 1-1, whose amino-acid sequence is MMGFAVGASPPLHFPSSSQPLFFNFCHTKPHDFTKTRKVYACIQPNEPNDDVFCHRRAILFMGISVLPFLNLKAKAFENLAPHESENSARAQALDQIAEASTQGNASSNPFVTLSSGLGIIASGVLGAFYAMAQKEKSANVATIESMKAALAEKEAAIVSTQKSYDSKLQELKEEKNKQIKTSNQEKQSLTSQLTSANNTVKGLGQELRNEKQIIQELENQIDRLKVDLKKASDDKETLKTQLKDKLFSIDVLQGRIKLLESEIKDKEDDLANVGSALAVKETEFKKLSSMYEETVAELTESKSKIEKLKEEIFKLEKELELKSSNLDDLNAEIRSLRNEKDALSRELDSFRNRYDELTIYSEKQADSDAKLLEESGKKLEELEEKLKLTLTELVKKEELVNELTYKRDGLRKTLDDELKKVLSLENERQVVHKTLDDTRNEAAELAGLLDRSQHTCKNLEEELSRVQIEFSESRTALQKNIDSLKQTAEMLTNELGSTKDAYAKTKEELNRVLVEIQEISESRDSLKKELVETYKKLENAIHEVKQEKENVGSLTKEVNSLKSKISEDQESRKSMENDLEEATKALDEMNQRTKILTQELEVSKTKISGLEGEKEVLYKSLDEQKRAVQEARENIEDAHSMIMKLGKERENLDKKGNKLEKELAAAKGEILRLRNEASDSKPANKVNKNGDEESAEDVSSNESGSEDEKAPGVKKVRRRRRKVVSQQNES